A DNA window from Pithys albifrons albifrons isolate INPA30051 chromosome 7, PitAlb_v1, whole genome shotgun sequence contains the following coding sequences:
- the MACC1 gene encoding metastasis-associated in colon cancer protein 1 isoform X7 gives MESSTLLWEESSSSSGTDSLSSEEIPRSRSEGTLIDVDDRTTSDSYNVSERKLDLDIDWSGVFKHAQAVSKTNPFWNELSGSNPFIHDIAASNRNKNNKCLSILKEKPYLFSKVSGNRDSLDSSGDELNIDCLLRKTSSRRSGRSKSVSDFLDIVDNQRFNPHKTAPQKTTASDMTWLQNDREAYKMAWLRHRQLTRSCLDLEGMSHSPGWAQTQATDIHVVCKLNHEGGSVQLPDSDINIHVPMGHVLPGEFQEVGLKAILSSTVSPLIELTLSNLNTSEAIFLEVKVAAQVKNDPLSQVMSDIVCFFSLNKDGPFKKLENCYIYQDTIQVKLTDLSHVMYAVIAIQANKIQPPATNIWNYVHRTVSVGIYGPKYIHPSFTAVFTVFGHNYIPEKLTICDIKKGGKSMPPVVFQLWGKHTFLLEKPQDLNISLVSCDPDFEVKTEDQSKNIKEEDLKTGKMVRQQFLFTLLGCREVHFFVFLVQIKALQSSQVTQFHVTTPDPAPKLSRIFNRPKHLQNRKEIKSAPWLLMPTVKYPRFQDKPLSINTYGVALKTVLRQNKIDYLLEYFKGDTIALLGEDKVKAIGQTKMKEWYVGVLRRKIGLVHCKNIKVISKEQAMDTADSELATRNLVEQIALPFKKLTYIYSVVLSTVSESVYDWRALAEVLGYSHMSLDDFNEAHIDKESERVAHVVKRMKQDCHANKKKRLFLYELIVALLKIDCQGLVARLTQDTIILTSAVKLGKNWRELAEKLARLTKQQIEAYEVPHQGKNGAVSLEMMWKPAYDFLYTWAAHYGDGYRDVLQDLQLALDKMKNPVTKQWRELTGTLILVNCMEVLRASAFSKMEEEGSAVSRRLILSKQISLSMGKQHPGLYNLNENMNTPTSIQIRLP, from the exons GAGGAAAGTTCTTCCAGCAGTGGAACAGATTCCTTAAGCAGTGAAGAGATTCCACGAAGCAGGTCAGAGGGTACTTTGATTGATGTAGATGACCGGACAACTTCAGACAGCTACA ATGTCAGTGAAAGGAAACTGGATTTGGATATTGACTGGTCTGGTGTATTCAAACATGCCCAAGCTGTTTCCAAAACTAATCCTTTCTGGAACGAACTGTCAGGCTCCAACCCTTTCATACATGACATAGCTGCttcaaatagaaataaaaataataaatgcctttctatcttaaaagaaaaaccttatttGTTCTCAAAAGTTTCTGGCAATAGAGACTCTTTGGATTCCTCAGGTGATGAGCTAAATATTGATTGTCTCTTAAGAAAGACTTCATCAAGAAGATCTGGACGATCCAAGAGTGTCTCTGACTTCCTGGATATTGTTGATAACCAAAGATTTAATCCTCACAAGACAGCACCTCAAAAAACTACAGCCTCAGACATGACATGGCTTCAAAATGACCGTGAAGCCTACAAGATGGCTTGGTTGAGACACCGACAACTCACACGATCTTGCCTAGATTTAGAAGGCATGAGCCATAGTCCTGGATGGGCACAAACACAAGCTACAGACATTCATGTAGTTTGTAAACTGAATCATGAAGGAGGTTCAGTACAACTACCTGACTCAGATATCAACATTCATGTCCCTATGGGTCATGTATTACCAGGAGAATTCCAAGAAGTTGGTTTAAAGGCTATCCTGTCTAGCACTGTAAGTCCTCTGATAGAACTTACGCTGAGCAACCTCAACACAAGTGAAGCTATTTTCCTAGAGGTGAAAGTTGCAGCTCAAGTGAAGAATGATCCACTCAGCCAAGTTATGAGTGACATTGTGTGCTTTTTTAGTCTCAATAAAGACGGGCCTTTTAAGAAGCTAGAGAATTGCTACATTTATCAAGATACCATACAAGTGAAGCTAACGGACCTAAGTCATGTGATGTATGCAGTGATTGCCatacaagcaaacaaaatccaGCCTCCAGCAACTAACATCTGGAATTATGTTCATAGAACAGTCTCAGTTGGAATTTATGGCCCCAAATACATTCATCCATCTTTTACAGCAGTTTTTACAGTCTTTGGTCATAACTACATTCCAGAAAAACTCACAATTTGTGATataaaaaaaggggggaaaagtaTGCCTCCTGTGGTGTTTCAGCTGTGGGGAAAACATACATTTCTGCTTGAAAAACCACAAGATCTAAACATTTCTTTGGTATCCTGTGATCCAGATTTTGAAGTAAAGACAGAAGaccaaagcaaaaatattaagGAGGAGGACTTGAAAACTGGTAAAATGGTCCGCCAACAATTCTTGTTTACCCTGCTTGGATGTAGGGAGGTGCATTTCTTTGTCTTCCTTGTTCAGATTAAAGCCTTACAAAGTAGCCAAGTTACACAGTTCCATGTTACTACTCCTGATCCAGCTCCAAAATTAAGTAGAATTTTCAATAGGCCAAAACATTTACAGAACCGCAAAGAAATCAAATCTGCGCCTTGGCTTTTGATGCCAACAGTAAAATATCCAAGGTTTCAAGATAAACCATTGAGCATTAACACTTATGGAGTGGCTTTGAAAACTGTGTTACGTCAAAATAAGATTGACTATTTGCTGGAGTATTTTAAAGGGGATACAATTGCACTTCTTGGTGAAGATAAAGTTAAAGCCATTGGACAAACTAAAATGAAAGAGTGGTACGTAGGAGTACTCAGAAGAAAGATTGGCCTTGTACATTGCAAAAACATAAAAGTGATTTCCAAAGAACAAGCTATGGATACCGCTGATAGTGAGCTAGCAACCAGGAATCTTGTTGAACAAATTGCATTGCCATTCAAAAAACTGACTTACATCTACTCAGTAGTTCTTTCGACAGTATCAGAGAGTGTTTATGACTGGAGAGCTTTAGCTGAGGTGCTAGGATACTCACATATGTCTTTGGATGACTTTAATGAGGCACATATTGATAAAGAATCAGAGAGAGTTGCACATGTTGTGAAGAGGATGAAGCAAGACTGCCatgctaacaaaaaaaaaagactatttcTTTATGAACTCATTGTT GCACTTTTGAAAATAGATTGCCAGGGATTAGTGGCACGTCTTACCCAGGACACTATAATTTTGACTTCAGCTGTCAAGCTTGGCAAAAACTGGCGGGAGCTTGCAGAGAAGTTAGCCCGACTCACAAAGCAGCAAATAGAGGCATATGAAGTGCCCCATCAAGGGAAAAATGGAGCAGTATCTCTGGAG atgatGTGGAAACCTGCATATGACTTTCTCTACACCTGGGCTGCCCATTATGGAGACGGTTACAGGGATGTCTTACAAGACCTGCAATTAGCGTTGGACAAAATGAAAAACCCAGTAACAAAACAGTGGCGAGAGTTAACTGGAACACTCATCCTTGTGAACTGCATGGAGGTGTTAAGAGCAAGTGCTTTCTCCAAAATGGAGGAAGAAGG
- the MACC1 gene encoding metastasis-associated in colon cancer protein 1 isoform X4 gives MESSTLLWEESSSSSGTDSLSSEEIPRSRSEGTLIDVDDRTTSDSYNVSERKLDLDIDWSGVFKHAQAVSKTNPFWNELSGSNPFIHDIAASNRNKNNKCLSILKEKPYLFSKVSGNRDSLDSSGDELNIDCLLRKTSSRRSGRSKSVSDFLDIVDNQRFNPHKTAPQKTTASDMTWLQNDREAYKMAWLRHRQLTRSCLDLEGMSHSPGWAQTQATDIHVVCKLNHEGGSVQLPDSDINIHVPMGHVLPGEFQEVGLKAILSSTVSPLIELTLSNLNTSEAIFLEVKVAAQVKNDPLSQVMSDIVCFFSLNKDGPFKKLENCYIYQDTIQVKLTDLSHVMYAVIAIQANKIQPPATNIWNYVHRTVSVGIYGPKYIHPSFTAVFTVFGHNYIPEKLTICDIKKGGKSMPPVVFQLWGKHTFLLEKPQDLNISLVSCDPDFEVKTEDQSKNIKEEDLKTGKMVRQQFLFTLLGCREVHFFVFLVQIKALQSSQVTQFHVTTPDPAPKLSRIFNRPKHLQNRKEIKSAPWLLMPTVKYPRFQDKPLSINTYGVALKTVLRQNKIDYLLEYFKGDTIALLGEDKVKAIGQTKMKEWYVGVLRRKIGLVHCKNIKVISKEQAMDTADSELATRNLVEQIALPFKKLTYIYSVVLSTVSESVYDWRALAEVLGYSHMSLDDFNEAHIDKESERVAHVVKRMKQDCHANKKKRLFLYELIVALLKIDCQGLVARLTQDTIILTSAVKLGKNWRELAEKLARLTKQQIEAYEVPHQGKNGAVSLEMMWKPAYDFLYTWAAHYGDGYRDVLQDLQLALDKMKNPVTKQWRELTGTLILVNCMEVLRASAFSKMEEEGSAVSRRLILSKQISLSMGKQHPGLYNLNENMNTPTSIQISFAVVGSRCPL, from the exons GAGGAAAGTTCTTCCAGCAGTGGAACAGATTCCTTAAGCAGTGAAGAGATTCCACGAAGCAGGTCAGAGGGTACTTTGATTGATGTAGATGACCGGACAACTTCAGACAGCTACA ATGTCAGTGAAAGGAAACTGGATTTGGATATTGACTGGTCTGGTGTATTCAAACATGCCCAAGCTGTTTCCAAAACTAATCCTTTCTGGAACGAACTGTCAGGCTCCAACCCTTTCATACATGACATAGCTGCttcaaatagaaataaaaataataaatgcctttctatcttaaaagaaaaaccttatttGTTCTCAAAAGTTTCTGGCAATAGAGACTCTTTGGATTCCTCAGGTGATGAGCTAAATATTGATTGTCTCTTAAGAAAGACTTCATCAAGAAGATCTGGACGATCCAAGAGTGTCTCTGACTTCCTGGATATTGTTGATAACCAAAGATTTAATCCTCACAAGACAGCACCTCAAAAAACTACAGCCTCAGACATGACATGGCTTCAAAATGACCGTGAAGCCTACAAGATGGCTTGGTTGAGACACCGACAACTCACACGATCTTGCCTAGATTTAGAAGGCATGAGCCATAGTCCTGGATGGGCACAAACACAAGCTACAGACATTCATGTAGTTTGTAAACTGAATCATGAAGGAGGTTCAGTACAACTACCTGACTCAGATATCAACATTCATGTCCCTATGGGTCATGTATTACCAGGAGAATTCCAAGAAGTTGGTTTAAAGGCTATCCTGTCTAGCACTGTAAGTCCTCTGATAGAACTTACGCTGAGCAACCTCAACACAAGTGAAGCTATTTTCCTAGAGGTGAAAGTTGCAGCTCAAGTGAAGAATGATCCACTCAGCCAAGTTATGAGTGACATTGTGTGCTTTTTTAGTCTCAATAAAGACGGGCCTTTTAAGAAGCTAGAGAATTGCTACATTTATCAAGATACCATACAAGTGAAGCTAACGGACCTAAGTCATGTGATGTATGCAGTGATTGCCatacaagcaaacaaaatccaGCCTCCAGCAACTAACATCTGGAATTATGTTCATAGAACAGTCTCAGTTGGAATTTATGGCCCCAAATACATTCATCCATCTTTTACAGCAGTTTTTACAGTCTTTGGTCATAACTACATTCCAGAAAAACTCACAATTTGTGATataaaaaaaggggggaaaagtaTGCCTCCTGTGGTGTTTCAGCTGTGGGGAAAACATACATTTCTGCTTGAAAAACCACAAGATCTAAACATTTCTTTGGTATCCTGTGATCCAGATTTTGAAGTAAAGACAGAAGaccaaagcaaaaatattaagGAGGAGGACTTGAAAACTGGTAAAATGGTCCGCCAACAATTCTTGTTTACCCTGCTTGGATGTAGGGAGGTGCATTTCTTTGTCTTCCTTGTTCAGATTAAAGCCTTACAAAGTAGCCAAGTTACACAGTTCCATGTTACTACTCCTGATCCAGCTCCAAAATTAAGTAGAATTTTCAATAGGCCAAAACATTTACAGAACCGCAAAGAAATCAAATCTGCGCCTTGGCTTTTGATGCCAACAGTAAAATATCCAAGGTTTCAAGATAAACCATTGAGCATTAACACTTATGGAGTGGCTTTGAAAACTGTGTTACGTCAAAATAAGATTGACTATTTGCTGGAGTATTTTAAAGGGGATACAATTGCACTTCTTGGTGAAGATAAAGTTAAAGCCATTGGACAAACTAAAATGAAAGAGTGGTACGTAGGAGTACTCAGAAGAAAGATTGGCCTTGTACATTGCAAAAACATAAAAGTGATTTCCAAAGAACAAGCTATGGATACCGCTGATAGTGAGCTAGCAACCAGGAATCTTGTTGAACAAATTGCATTGCCATTCAAAAAACTGACTTACATCTACTCAGTAGTTCTTTCGACAGTATCAGAGAGTGTTTATGACTGGAGAGCTTTAGCTGAGGTGCTAGGATACTCACATATGTCTTTGGATGACTTTAATGAGGCACATATTGATAAAGAATCAGAGAGAGTTGCACATGTTGTGAAGAGGATGAAGCAAGACTGCCatgctaacaaaaaaaaaagactatttcTTTATGAACTCATTGTT GCACTTTTGAAAATAGATTGCCAGGGATTAGTGGCACGTCTTACCCAGGACACTATAATTTTGACTTCAGCTGTCAAGCTTGGCAAAAACTGGCGGGAGCTTGCAGAGAAGTTAGCCCGACTCACAAAGCAGCAAATAGAGGCATATGAAGTGCCCCATCAAGGGAAAAATGGAGCAGTATCTCTGGAG atgatGTGGAAACCTGCATATGACTTTCTCTACACCTGGGCTGCCCATTATGGAGACGGTTACAGGGATGTCTTACAAGACCTGCAATTAGCGTTGGACAAAATGAAAAACCCAGTAACAAAACAGTGGCGAGAGTTAACTGGAACACTCATCCTTGTGAACTGCATGGAGGTGTTAAGAGCAAGTGCTTTCTCCAAAATGGAGGAAGAAGG
- the MACC1 gene encoding metastasis-associated in colon cancer protein 1 isoform X3: MEESSSSSGTDSLSSEEIPRSRSEGTLIDVDDRTTSDSYNVSERKLDLDIDWSGVFKHAQAVSKTNPFWNELSGSNPFIHDIAASNRNKNNKCLSILKEKPYLFSKVSGNRDSLDSSGDELNIDCLLRKTSSRRSGRSKSVSDFLDIVDNQRFNPHKTAPQKTTASDMTWLQNDREAYKMAWLRHRQLTRSCLDLEGMSHSPGWAQTQATDIHVVCKLNHEGGSVQLPDSDINIHVPMGHVLPGEFQEVGLKAILSSTVSPLIELTLSNLNTSEAIFLEVKVAAQVKNDPLSQVMSDIVCFFSLNKDGPFKKLENCYIYQDTIQVKLTDLSHVMYAVIAIQANKIQPPATNIWNYVHRTVSVGIYGPKYIHPSFTAVFTVFGHNYIPEKLTICDIKKGGKSMPPVVFQLWGKHTFLLEKPQDLNISLVSCDPDFEVKTEDQSKNIKEEDLKTGKMVRQQFLFTLLGCREVHFFVFLVQIKALQSSQVTQFHVTTPDPAPKLSRIFNRPKHLQNRKEIKSAPWLLMPTVKYPRFQDKPLSINTYGVALKTVLRQNKIDYLLEYFKGDTIALLGEDKVKAIGQTKMKEWYVGVLRRKIGLVHCKNIKVISKEQAMDTADSELATRNLVEQIALPFKKLTYIYSVVLSTVSESVYDWRALAEVLGYSHMSLDDFNEAHIDKESERVAHVVKRMKQDCHANKKKRLFLYELIVALLKIDCQGLVARLTQDTIILTSAVKLGKNWRELAEKLARLTKQQIEAYEVPHQGKNGAVSLEMMWKPAYDFLYTWAAHYGDGYRDVLQDLQLALDKMKNPVTKQWRELTGTLILVNCMEVLRASAFSKMEEEGSAVSRRLILSKQISLSMGKQHPGLYNLNENMNTPTSIQIRYWCCIIFSLKSNYFCLQGYPLT, translated from the exons GAGGAAAGTTCTTCCAGCAGTGGAACAGATTCCTTAAGCAGTGAAGAGATTCCACGAAGCAGGTCAGAGGGTACTTTGATTGATGTAGATGACCGGACAACTTCAGACAGCTACA ATGTCAGTGAAAGGAAACTGGATTTGGATATTGACTGGTCTGGTGTATTCAAACATGCCCAAGCTGTTTCCAAAACTAATCCTTTCTGGAACGAACTGTCAGGCTCCAACCCTTTCATACATGACATAGCTGCttcaaatagaaataaaaataataaatgcctttctatcttaaaagaaaaaccttatttGTTCTCAAAAGTTTCTGGCAATAGAGACTCTTTGGATTCCTCAGGTGATGAGCTAAATATTGATTGTCTCTTAAGAAAGACTTCATCAAGAAGATCTGGACGATCCAAGAGTGTCTCTGACTTCCTGGATATTGTTGATAACCAAAGATTTAATCCTCACAAGACAGCACCTCAAAAAACTACAGCCTCAGACATGACATGGCTTCAAAATGACCGTGAAGCCTACAAGATGGCTTGGTTGAGACACCGACAACTCACACGATCTTGCCTAGATTTAGAAGGCATGAGCCATAGTCCTGGATGGGCACAAACACAAGCTACAGACATTCATGTAGTTTGTAAACTGAATCATGAAGGAGGTTCAGTACAACTACCTGACTCAGATATCAACATTCATGTCCCTATGGGTCATGTATTACCAGGAGAATTCCAAGAAGTTGGTTTAAAGGCTATCCTGTCTAGCACTGTAAGTCCTCTGATAGAACTTACGCTGAGCAACCTCAACACAAGTGAAGCTATTTTCCTAGAGGTGAAAGTTGCAGCTCAAGTGAAGAATGATCCACTCAGCCAAGTTATGAGTGACATTGTGTGCTTTTTTAGTCTCAATAAAGACGGGCCTTTTAAGAAGCTAGAGAATTGCTACATTTATCAAGATACCATACAAGTGAAGCTAACGGACCTAAGTCATGTGATGTATGCAGTGATTGCCatacaagcaaacaaaatccaGCCTCCAGCAACTAACATCTGGAATTATGTTCATAGAACAGTCTCAGTTGGAATTTATGGCCCCAAATACATTCATCCATCTTTTACAGCAGTTTTTACAGTCTTTGGTCATAACTACATTCCAGAAAAACTCACAATTTGTGATataaaaaaaggggggaaaagtaTGCCTCCTGTGGTGTTTCAGCTGTGGGGAAAACATACATTTCTGCTTGAAAAACCACAAGATCTAAACATTTCTTTGGTATCCTGTGATCCAGATTTTGAAGTAAAGACAGAAGaccaaagcaaaaatattaagGAGGAGGACTTGAAAACTGGTAAAATGGTCCGCCAACAATTCTTGTTTACCCTGCTTGGATGTAGGGAGGTGCATTTCTTTGTCTTCCTTGTTCAGATTAAAGCCTTACAAAGTAGCCAAGTTACACAGTTCCATGTTACTACTCCTGATCCAGCTCCAAAATTAAGTAGAATTTTCAATAGGCCAAAACATTTACAGAACCGCAAAGAAATCAAATCTGCGCCTTGGCTTTTGATGCCAACAGTAAAATATCCAAGGTTTCAAGATAAACCATTGAGCATTAACACTTATGGAGTGGCTTTGAAAACTGTGTTACGTCAAAATAAGATTGACTATTTGCTGGAGTATTTTAAAGGGGATACAATTGCACTTCTTGGTGAAGATAAAGTTAAAGCCATTGGACAAACTAAAATGAAAGAGTGGTACGTAGGAGTACTCAGAAGAAAGATTGGCCTTGTACATTGCAAAAACATAAAAGTGATTTCCAAAGAACAAGCTATGGATACCGCTGATAGTGAGCTAGCAACCAGGAATCTTGTTGAACAAATTGCATTGCCATTCAAAAAACTGACTTACATCTACTCAGTAGTTCTTTCGACAGTATCAGAGAGTGTTTATGACTGGAGAGCTTTAGCTGAGGTGCTAGGATACTCACATATGTCTTTGGATGACTTTAATGAGGCACATATTGATAAAGAATCAGAGAGAGTTGCACATGTTGTGAAGAGGATGAAGCAAGACTGCCatgctaacaaaaaaaaaagactatttcTTTATGAACTCATTGTT GCACTTTTGAAAATAGATTGCCAGGGATTAGTGGCACGTCTTACCCAGGACACTATAATTTTGACTTCAGCTGTCAAGCTTGGCAAAAACTGGCGGGAGCTTGCAGAGAAGTTAGCCCGACTCACAAAGCAGCAAATAGAGGCATATGAAGTGCCCCATCAAGGGAAAAATGGAGCAGTATCTCTGGAG atgatGTGGAAACCTGCATATGACTTTCTCTACACCTGGGCTGCCCATTATGGAGACGGTTACAGGGATGTCTTACAAGACCTGCAATTAGCGTTGGACAAAATGAAAAACCCAGTAACAAAACAGTGGCGAGAGTTAACTGGAACACTCATCCTTGTGAACTGCATGGAGGTGTTAAGAGCAAGTGCTTTCTCCAAAATGGAGGAAGAAGG
- the MACC1 gene encoding metastasis-associated in colon cancer protein 1 isoform X2 codes for MESSTLLWEESSSSSGTDSLSSEEIPRSRSEGTLIDVDDRTTSDSYNVSERKLDLDIDWSGVFKHAQAVSKTNPFWNELSGSNPFIHDIAASNRNKNNKCLSILKEKPYLFSKVSGNRDSLDSSGDELNIDCLLRKTSSRRSGRSKSVSDFLDIVDNQRFNPHKTAPQKTTASDMTWLQNDREAYKMAWLRHRQLTRSCLDLEGMSHSPGWAQTQATDIHVVCKLNHEGGSVQLPDSDINIHVPMGHVLPGEFQEVGLKAILSSTVSPLIELTLSNLNTSEAIFLEVKVAAQVKNDPLSQVMSDIVCFFSLNKDGPFKKLENCYIYQDTIQVKLTDLSHVMYAVIAIQANKIQPPATNIWNYVHRTVSVGIYGPKYIHPSFTAVFTVFGHNYIPEKLTICDIKKGGKSMPPVVFQLWGKHTFLLEKPQDLNISLVSCDPDFEVKTEDQSKNIKEEDLKTGKMVRQQFLFTLLGCREVHFFVFLVQIKALQSSQVTQFHVTTPDPAPKLSRIFNRPKHLQNRKEIKSAPWLLMPTVKYPRFQDKPLSINTYGVALKTVLRQNKIDYLLEYFKGDTIALLGEDKVKAIGQTKMKEWYVGVLRRKIGLVHCKNIKVISKEQAMDTADSELATRNLVEQIALPFKKLTYIYSVVLSTVSESVYDWRALAEVLGYSHMSLDDFNEAHIDKESERVAHVVKRMKQDCHANKKKRLFLYELIVALLKIDCQGLVARLTQDTIILTSAVKLGKNWRELAEKLARLTKQQIEAYEVPHQGKNGAVSLEMMWKPAYDFLYTWAAHYGDGYRDVLQDLQLALDKMKNPVTKQWRELTGTLILVNCMEVLRASAFSKMEEEGNRMSPVLRREQSLDLTEEVRSSHKNMSSKFLFFCWRIMKVGSNHHLKRIVKTNTSF; via the exons GAGGAAAGTTCTTCCAGCAGTGGAACAGATTCCTTAAGCAGTGAAGAGATTCCACGAAGCAGGTCAGAGGGTACTTTGATTGATGTAGATGACCGGACAACTTCAGACAGCTACA ATGTCAGTGAAAGGAAACTGGATTTGGATATTGACTGGTCTGGTGTATTCAAACATGCCCAAGCTGTTTCCAAAACTAATCCTTTCTGGAACGAACTGTCAGGCTCCAACCCTTTCATACATGACATAGCTGCttcaaatagaaataaaaataataaatgcctttctatcttaaaagaaaaaccttatttGTTCTCAAAAGTTTCTGGCAATAGAGACTCTTTGGATTCCTCAGGTGATGAGCTAAATATTGATTGTCTCTTAAGAAAGACTTCATCAAGAAGATCTGGACGATCCAAGAGTGTCTCTGACTTCCTGGATATTGTTGATAACCAAAGATTTAATCCTCACAAGACAGCACCTCAAAAAACTACAGCCTCAGACATGACATGGCTTCAAAATGACCGTGAAGCCTACAAGATGGCTTGGTTGAGACACCGACAACTCACACGATCTTGCCTAGATTTAGAAGGCATGAGCCATAGTCCTGGATGGGCACAAACACAAGCTACAGACATTCATGTAGTTTGTAAACTGAATCATGAAGGAGGTTCAGTACAACTACCTGACTCAGATATCAACATTCATGTCCCTATGGGTCATGTATTACCAGGAGAATTCCAAGAAGTTGGTTTAAAGGCTATCCTGTCTAGCACTGTAAGTCCTCTGATAGAACTTACGCTGAGCAACCTCAACACAAGTGAAGCTATTTTCCTAGAGGTGAAAGTTGCAGCTCAAGTGAAGAATGATCCACTCAGCCAAGTTATGAGTGACATTGTGTGCTTTTTTAGTCTCAATAAAGACGGGCCTTTTAAGAAGCTAGAGAATTGCTACATTTATCAAGATACCATACAAGTGAAGCTAACGGACCTAAGTCATGTGATGTATGCAGTGATTGCCatacaagcaaacaaaatccaGCCTCCAGCAACTAACATCTGGAATTATGTTCATAGAACAGTCTCAGTTGGAATTTATGGCCCCAAATACATTCATCCATCTTTTACAGCAGTTTTTACAGTCTTTGGTCATAACTACATTCCAGAAAAACTCACAATTTGTGATataaaaaaaggggggaaaagtaTGCCTCCTGTGGTGTTTCAGCTGTGGGGAAAACATACATTTCTGCTTGAAAAACCACAAGATCTAAACATTTCTTTGGTATCCTGTGATCCAGATTTTGAAGTAAAGACAGAAGaccaaagcaaaaatattaagGAGGAGGACTTGAAAACTGGTAAAATGGTCCGCCAACAATTCTTGTTTACCCTGCTTGGATGTAGGGAGGTGCATTTCTTTGTCTTCCTTGTTCAGATTAAAGCCTTACAAAGTAGCCAAGTTACACAGTTCCATGTTACTACTCCTGATCCAGCTCCAAAATTAAGTAGAATTTTCAATAGGCCAAAACATTTACAGAACCGCAAAGAAATCAAATCTGCGCCTTGGCTTTTGATGCCAACAGTAAAATATCCAAGGTTTCAAGATAAACCATTGAGCATTAACACTTATGGAGTGGCTTTGAAAACTGTGTTACGTCAAAATAAGATTGACTATTTGCTGGAGTATTTTAAAGGGGATACAATTGCACTTCTTGGTGAAGATAAAGTTAAAGCCATTGGACAAACTAAAATGAAAGAGTGGTACGTAGGAGTACTCAGAAGAAAGATTGGCCTTGTACATTGCAAAAACATAAAAGTGATTTCCAAAGAACAAGCTATGGATACCGCTGATAGTGAGCTAGCAACCAGGAATCTTGTTGAACAAATTGCATTGCCATTCAAAAAACTGACTTACATCTACTCAGTAGTTCTTTCGACAGTATCAGAGAGTGTTTATGACTGGAGAGCTTTAGCTGAGGTGCTAGGATACTCACATATGTCTTTGGATGACTTTAATGAGGCACATATTGATAAAGAATCAGAGAGAGTTGCACATGTTGTGAAGAGGATGAAGCAAGACTGCCatgctaacaaaaaaaaaagactatttcTTTATGAACTCATTGTT GCACTTTTGAAAATAGATTGCCAGGGATTAGTGGCACGTCTTACCCAGGACACTATAATTTTGACTTCAGCTGTCAAGCTTGGCAAAAACTGGCGGGAGCTTGCAGAGAAGTTAGCCCGACTCACAAAGCAGCAAATAGAGGCATATGAAGTGCCCCATCAAGGGAAAAATGGAGCAGTATCTCTGGAG atgatGTGGAAACCTGCATATGACTTTCTCTACACCTGGGCTGCCCATTATGGAGACGGTTACAGGGATGTCTTACAAGACCTGCAATTAGCGTTGGACAAAATGAAAAACCCAGTAACAAAACAGTGGCGAGAGTTAACTGGAACACTCATCCTTGTGAACTGCATGGAGGTGTTAAGAGCAAGTGCTTTCTCCAAAATGGAGGAAGAAGG